A genomic window from Tolypothrix sp. PCC 7910 includes:
- the apcA gene encoding allophycocyanin subunit alpha, with protein MSIVTKSIVNADAEARYLSPGELDRIKSFVSGGERRLRIAQILTENRERLVKQAGEQVFQKRPDVVSPGGNAYGQELTATCLRDLDYYLRLVTYGIVSGDVTPIEEIGVIGAREMYKSLGTPIEGITEGIRALKNGASSLLSGEDASEAGSYFDYVVGALS; from the coding sequence ATGAGTATCGTCACGAAGTCCATCGTGAATGCTGATGCAGAAGCCCGCTACCTCAGCCCTGGCGAACTAGATCGGATCAAGAGCTTTGTTAGCGGCGGTGAGCGCCGTCTGCGGATTGCTCAAATTTTGACCGAAAACCGCGAGCGTCTAGTTAAGCAAGCTGGCGAACAAGTTTTCCAAAAGCGTCCTGATGTTGTATCTCCTGGTGGTAACGCTTACGGTCAAGAATTGACTGCTACCTGCTTACGCGACTTAGACTACTACTTGCGTCTAGTTACCTACGGAATCGTATCTGGCGACGTTACCCCCATCGAAGAAATCGGTGTAATCGGTGCTCGTGAAATGTACAAATCCTTGGGTACTCCTATTGAAGGTATTACCGAAGGTATCCGTGCCCTGAAGAATGGTGCTTCTTCCTTGCTGTCTGGTGAAGACGCATCTGAAGCTGGTTCTTACTTCGACTACGTAGTTGGTGCCCTCTCCTAG
- the apcB gene encoding allophycocyanin subunit beta, whose amino-acid sequence MAQDAITSVINSADVQGKYLDSAALEKLKGYFGTGELRVRAASTISANAAAIVKEAVAKSLLYSDVTRPGGNMYTTRRYAACIRDLDYYLRYATYAMLAGDPSILDERVLNGLKETYNSLGVPISSTVQAIQAIKEVTASLVGSDAGKEMGVYLDYISSGLS is encoded by the coding sequence ATGGCTCAAGACGCAATTACCTCTGTCATCAACTCCGCAGACGTTCAAGGTAAGTATCTAGACTCTGCTGCTTTAGAAAAGCTCAAAGGCTACTTTGGAACTGGCGAACTGCGTGTACGTGCTGCTAGCACCATCAGCGCAAACGCTGCTGCGATCGTTAAAGAAGCTGTAGCAAAATCTTTGTTGTACTCTGACGTTACCCGTCCCGGTGGTAACATGTACACCACCCGTCGCTACGCTGCTTGTATCCGCGACTTAGACTACTACCTCCGCTACGCTACCTACGCTATGTTAGCTGGCGATCCTTCCATCCTAGATGAGCGCGTACTCAACGGTTTGAAAGAAACCTACAACTCCTTGGGTGTACCCATCAGCTCCACCGTACAAGCTATTCAAGCTATCAAAGAAGTAACCGCTAGCTTGGTAGGTTCTGACGCTGGTAAAGAAATGGGCGTTTACCTAGACTACATCTCCTCTGGCTTAAGCTAA
- a CDS encoding phycobilisome linker polypeptide, whose product MARLFKVTACVPSQTRIRTQRELQNTYFTKLVPFENWFREQQRIMKMGGKIVKVELATGKQGTNTGLL is encoded by the coding sequence ATGGCCCGGTTGTTTAAAGTTACTGCTTGTGTACCCAGTCAAACCCGGATTCGCACCCAACGCGAACTACAAAATACCTACTTCACCAAATTAGTTCCCTTTGAGAACTGGTTCCGCGAACAGCAACGCATCATGAAAATGGGTGGGAAAATTGTTAAGGTTGAACTGGCAACTGGTAAGCAAGGTACTAATACTGGGTTGCTGTAA
- a CDS encoding glycosyltransferase family 4 protein, with translation MARLLLITERFAPDLGGLARSATRLVGTLLQLGIEIDVVTWSRYLQPGEVLPPETKDANIRVYRIGLYRHWDMTMPHTLNVLEWLHSAHSYDAVWGHYLFPSGFLAAWFAGLAGLASTVSARGNDIDREMFPPGDFARLQWTLQHAKVITAVSADMSRKIQLLSGRDDVLVLKNAVDTEIFSPPAKKVEITREELGIALDEVVLGFCGELREKKGQQFLLNALTTVRQVSSACLLIIGEVRPSQESVLQLYKTHQPENARRIIVTGHLPNSAVVAEYLQLCDVYLQPSLWEGMPNALLEAMACGCCCIASDAGGIPEVITHGTNGFLLPRSHLHKLGEAVLEFLAMTTEEKTQISQAARDRILTEYSLAQEKLQLQTLMARLIPNSL, from the coding sequence GTGGCACGTCTGCTTTTAATTACAGAAAGATTTGCGCCTGATTTGGGTGGTTTGGCGAGGAGTGCAACGCGGTTGGTGGGGACGCTGTTGCAACTGGGTATAGAAATTGATGTTGTGACTTGGAGTCGTTATTTACAGCCAGGTGAGGTTTTACCACCGGAAACTAAAGATGCAAATATTCGTGTTTATCGTATCGGGTTATATCGTCATTGGGATATGACGATGCCTCATACTTTGAATGTTTTGGAATGGTTACATTCTGCTCATAGTTATGATGCTGTATGGGGTCATTATTTGTTTCCGAGTGGTTTTTTGGCTGCTTGGTTTGCTGGACTTGCGGGATTAGCAAGTACAGTTAGCGCCCGTGGTAATGATATTGACCGCGAAATGTTTCCGCCGGGAGATTTTGCCCGTTTGCAATGGACGCTACAACACGCCAAGGTGATTACGGCGGTAAGTGCGGATATGTCGCGCAAAATTCAGCTACTTAGTGGGCGGGATGATGTGTTGGTGTTGAAAAATGCGGTTGATACAGAAATATTTTCTCCGCCAGCAAAGAAGGTGGAAATTACCAGGGAAGAATTAGGAATTGCCCTAGATGAGGTGGTGTTGGGATTTTGTGGGGAATTGCGAGAAAAGAAAGGGCAGCAGTTTTTGCTGAATGCTTTAACAACAGTTCGCCAAGTGAGTTCTGCTTGCTTGCTAATTATTGGGGAAGTACGCCCTTCTCAAGAATCCGTGCTGCAATTGTACAAAACCCATCAGCCAGAAAATGCTCGAAGGATAATTGTCACAGGACATTTGCCAAATTCAGCTGTGGTGGCTGAATACCTGCAGCTGTGCGATGTTTACCTCCAGCCTTCATTGTGGGAAGGGATGCCAAATGCTTTGTTAGAGGCGATGGCTTGTGGTTGTTGCTGTATCGCTAGTGATGCGGGTGGGATACCGGAGGTGATTACACATGGTACAAATGGCTTTTTACTACCGCGATCGCATTTACATAAACTGGGTGAGGCGGTGTTAGAATTTTTGGCGATGACAACTGAGGAAAAAACTCAAATTAGCCAAGCTGCACGCGATCGCATTTTAACTGAATATTCCCTTGCTCAAGAAAAGTTGCAACTTCAAACTTTAATGGCGCGGTTGATTCCCAATTCTTTATAA
- a CDS encoding glycosyltransferase family 4 protein, whose protein sequence is MTESKIAYIAFDTVPAPKGAAIHITAFSIALAAAFEQVQLITVSPTATGIDYQEIYPQVRQTTLPAIGETLIHRVLYFRQLLKAWLQGKRFEVIQIRSIYEGFPIARHKQKYCDRLIFEVNGLPSIELKYRYPAVAEDRELLHKLHSQEQICLEAADLIVTPSNITSAYLQNRGISGEKIRVIPNGVNLNIFTNDQGQRTNDQRQIIYFGTLSPWQGVNQAVEALALINRDFPANLKVIGQARDYQIKALKQLALKLGVADKLTILEPMPQTQLVAHIHTCDVILAPLMPSDRNLVQGCCPLKILEGMATGIPVIASDLPVVRELGEDGVHFLLVKPGSAKSIKDAVFSLHNHPELATQLAINARQRIEEYYTWQIAGEALINAYKELGINRAIKV, encoded by the coding sequence ATGACTGAATCAAAAATCGCTTATATTGCCTTTGATACTGTTCCTGCGCCTAAGGGTGCAGCTATTCATATAACAGCTTTTTCTATTGCTTTAGCAGCAGCTTTTGAGCAAGTACAGTTAATAACAGTTTCTCCCACAGCGACAGGTATAGATTACCAGGAAATTTATCCGCAAGTTAGACAAACAACATTACCAGCAATCGGCGAGACTTTAATTCATAGAGTTTTATATTTTCGGCAATTACTCAAAGCATGGTTGCAAGGAAAGCGATTTGAAGTCATCCAAATACGTTCAATTTACGAAGGTTTTCCCATCGCCCGCCATAAACAAAAATATTGCGATCGCCTAATTTTTGAAGTTAACGGTTTACCTTCCATCGAGTTAAAATATCGCTATCCTGCGGTAGCTGAAGATAGAGAACTGCTGCATAAATTGCACTCTCAAGAGCAAATTTGTCTGGAAGCAGCCGATTTAATTGTTACCCCCAGCAATATCACCAGCGCCTATTTACAAAATCGCGGCATTTCTGGAGAGAAAATCCGTGTAATTCCCAACGGCGTAAATCTAAATATATTTACAAACGACCAAGGACAAAGGACTAATGACCAACGACAAATTATATATTTTGGGACACTTTCGCCTTGGCAAGGCGTAAACCAAGCTGTTGAAGCATTAGCATTAATCAACCGAGATTTTCCTGCTAATTTAAAAGTTATTGGACAAGCCAGAGATTATCAAATCAAAGCCTTAAAGCAGCTAGCGCTAAAGCTAGGAGTAGCAGATAAACTCACTATTTTAGAACCAATGCCACAAACTCAATTAGTGGCACATATCCACACCTGTGATGTAATTTTGGCACCCCTGATGCCAAGCGATCGCAATTTAGTCCAAGGTTGTTGTCCGCTAAAAATTTTAGAAGGGATGGCGACGGGAATACCTGTAATTGCTAGCGATTTGCCAGTAGTTAGGGAGTTAGGCGAAGACGGAGTACATTTTTTATTAGTCAAGCCAGGTTCTGCCAAGTCGATTAAAGATGCTGTGTTCAGCTTGCACAATCACCCAGAACTAGCAACACAACTGGCGATTAATGCCCGTCAGCGAATTGAGGAATACTATACTTGGCAAATTGCTGGTGAAGCTTTAATTAATGCTTATAAAGAATTGGGAATCAACCGCGCCATTAAAGTTTGA